The Candidatus Binatota bacterium genome contains a region encoding:
- the ftsA gene encoding cell division protein FtsA → MAKTPQIFAGLDIGSQKVAMIIAERGPGGTVDVLGVGTALSNGITAGRVVGVEATADAIAVAMSEAELMAGTSVRSVSVSMSGDHVRGTNSHGVAAVDNGEVSAGDARRVIEAAQAVPLPPDQEIQQTLCRDFVVDGQSGVSDPVGMSGVRLEVNLHLVSGAETAVANVFKCCNRAGLSVEDMVASSLASAQAVLSDDEKDLGVVLMDMGAGTIDLVVYRGGSVAHSSVSTIAGDHITSDLAHCLETSLGEAEALKKRHGRAHSLLVDSDSEIEVAGVGGRSPSLVGRALVADIVESRLEEIFEGVLERLEEAGQGEKLTSGVVLTGGCSMMPGIVDVASRVLRLPVRLGEPAQLGGLAEEVDDPSWATVIGLVHDLPGRDIINAGATPRFLPRWLQRKWRELF, encoded by the coding sequence GTGGCTAAGACTCCGCAGATATTTGCTGGCCTCGATATAGGCTCACAGAAAGTCGCCATGATCATAGCCGAGCGCGGCCCGGGTGGTACTGTTGACGTGCTGGGCGTGGGTACGGCGCTGTCCAACGGCATAACGGCCGGCCGCGTTGTCGGCGTTGAGGCCACGGCCGATGCTATCGCGGTGGCCATGTCCGAGGCCGAGCTCATGGCCGGCACCTCGGTGCGCTCGGTGTCGGTGTCGATGTCGGGCGACCACGTGCGTGGGACCAACAGTCACGGGGTCGCGGCGGTGGACAACGGCGAAGTGTCGGCCGGCGACGCGCGCAGGGTCATAGAGGCGGCCCAGGCCGTGCCTCTTCCGCCAGACCAGGAAATACAACAGACGCTTTGTCGCGACTTCGTGGTCGATGGCCAATCGGGAGTGAGCGACCCGGTGGGAATGAGCGGCGTGCGGCTGGAGGTCAACCTTCATCTTGTAAGTGGTGCCGAGACCGCGGTGGCCAACGTCTTCAAGTGCTGCAACCGCGCCGGGCTGAGCGTGGAAGACATGGTGGCCTCTTCGCTGGCCTCGGCCCAGGCCGTGCTCTCGGACGACGAGAAAGACCTGGGCGTGGTGCTCATGGACATGGGCGCCGGTACGATCGACCTGGTTGTCTACCGTGGCGGCTCGGTCGCCCACAGCTCGGTGAGCACCATTGCCGGCGATCATATAACCAGCGATCTTGCCCACTGTCTTGAGACTTCCCTGGGCGAGGCCGAGGCGCTCAAAAAACGCCACGGTCGCGCGCATTCCCTGCTGGTCGATTCGGATTCGGAGATCGAAGTGGCCGGTGTCGGTGGCCGCTCGCCCAGCCTGGTGGGCAGGGCACTGGTGGCCGACATCGTGGAGTCGAGGCTCGAAGAAATATTTGAGGGCGTCCTCGAACGCCTCGAAGAAGCCGGCCAGGGCGAAAAGCTGACTTCGGGCGTGGTGCTGACCGGTGGTTGCTCGATGATGCCCGGCATAGTGGACGTCGCCTCGAGGGTGCTGCGCCTGCCGGTGCGCCTGGGCGAACCCGCGCAGCTGGGCGGCTTGGCCGAGGAGGTTGACGACCCGTCGTGGGCCACGGTGATAGGGTTGGTACACGACCTGCCGGGCCGCGATATTATAAACGCCGGCGCGACGCCCCGTTTTCTGCCACGCTGGCTTCAGCGCAAGTGGCGCGAATTGTTCTGA
- the ftsZ gene encoding cell division protein FtsZ, with protein sequence MIELADGDEGKARIVVVGVGGGGGNAANTMIQGQLNGIHFIVANTDLQALGTSQAPVKVQIGAELTKGLGAGANPEIGRKAALEQEDLIREEVSGADMVFVTAGMGGGTGTGAAPVIARIARDLGTLTVGVVTRPFKFEGRKRQRQAEEGVREMRAAVDTLIVIPNQRLVDISQRGTTALDAFGLADDVLFQAVKGISQIITEAGLINVDFADVRTIMSEMGLAMMGAGTGSGDTRALDAATAAVSSPLLEDLTISGASGLLVNITASDDFGMQEMNEAVDFLQEQVHEDANIIVGLVHDSTIKDEVSITVIATGFGDSLSEEEQDSAEMLGNLPGDGPRASADQPLTSLANGLTGVAPVLPDDAELAGPDQHSDFSMEPGEGEATLDQAENQYGAPEIDPAPAMDVAPARSESRSLDIPAYLRRWKERAQRPNR encoded by the coding sequence ATGATCGAGTTGGCGGACGGCGACGAGGGTAAGGCCAGGATAGTAGTAGTGGGCGTGGGCGGCGGCGGCGGTAACGCGGCCAACACCATGATCCAGGGCCAACTCAACGGCATACATTTCATAGTTGCTAACACCGACCTCCAGGCGCTGGGTACCAGCCAGGCGCCGGTCAAGGTGCAGATCGGGGCGGAGCTGACCAAGGGACTGGGCGCCGGCGCCAACCCTGAAATAGGTCGCAAGGCTGCCCTCGAGCAGGAAGACCTCATCCGCGAAGAAGTCTCGGGTGCCGACATGGTATTTGTTACCGCCGGCATGGGCGGTGGCACGGGCACCGGGGCAGCGCCGGTCATAGCTCGCATAGCCCGTGACCTGGGCACCCTGACCGTCGGCGTGGTGACGCGCCCGTTCAAGTTCGAGGGACGAAAGAGACAGCGACAGGCCGAGGAAGGCGTGCGCGAGATGCGCGCGGCCGTAGATACGCTCATCGTTATCCCCAACCAGAGGCTGGTCGACATATCACAGCGGGGTACCACCGCGCTCGACGCCTTTGGTCTCGCCGACGACGTATTATTCCAGGCCGTCAAGGGCATTTCGCAGATCATAACCGAGGCCGGCCTCATCAACGTGGACTTTGCCGACGTGAGAACGATCATGTCCGAGATGGGTCTTGCCATGATGGGCGCGGGCACCGGTAGTGGTGACACCCGGGCACTCGACGCGGCTACGGCCGCTGTATCGAGCCCACTGCTCGAAGACCTCACGATATCAGGCGCCAGCGGGCTGCTGGTCAACATCACCGCCAGCGACGATTTTGGCATGCAGGAAATGAACGAAGCCGTCGATTTCCTGCAAGAGCAGGTACACGAGGACGCCAACATAATTGTCGGCCTGGTGCACGACTCAACCATCAAGGACGAGGTGAGCATAACCGTTATCGCTACCGGCTTCGGCGATTCGCTCAGCGAAGAGGAGCAGGACAGCGCCGAGATGTTGGGCAACTTGCCGGGCGACGGCCCGCGTGCCTCGGCCGACCAGCCCCTGACCTCGTTGGCCAACGGCCTCACTGGCGTTGCGCCCGTGCTGCCCGACGACGCTGAACTGGCGGGTCCCGACCAGCATTCGGACTTCAGCATGGAGCCGGGCGAGGGCGAAGCCACTCTGGACCAGGCCGAAAACCAGTACGGCGCGCCCGAGATCGACCCGGCACCGGCGATGGACGTGGCGCCCGCGCGCAGCGAATCGCGCTCTCTCGACATTCCGGCCTACCTCAGGCGCTGGAAAGAACGAGCTCAACGCCCCAACCGCTGA
- a CDS encoding radical SAM protein: MSAPDEKLLFKPNSFGAVSVCLAYPGPREVALANLGFQAVFRILATTPGVVCERAYQPEPGQALLSYESRRSAGDFDIVAFSLSFESDYPLVVAMLDSAGIPARREVREPSDRAWPLLLAGGPACFLNPEPMAPFMDLFLLGEAEEMLAEAFRSAESWRGIGGAAVLDALSSVAGAYRPSDCDPVYGTDGRLAERGAREGAAGTVLRRYVKNLDDAGARTVVVAPDAVFGDKFLVEASRGCEWGCRFCAAGFMYRPVRHRDSGRVLADAKAGLEHSREVGLVGAEMASHPGITRTCSDIADLGARVSPSSLKADVITPGLAAALARAGTRSVTVAPEAGSERMRRVINKNLSEAEILRAADMLAADGVESLKLYFMVGLPGEEEEDRQAIVELVTTIRDRLLSAGRERGRVGSVKVSINPFVPKPWTPFQWDAMMPVSQLKDVLRRLRRSLGRLANVQVDADSPREAYLQTLLSRGDRRVADIIETLARADKDQWWGLLREMARGRAAINPDDYVTREYGCEELLPWDFIDQGIDRDYLWLERRRSQSALETEPCDVSSCVVCGAC; this comes from the coding sequence GTGAGCGCCCCCGACGAAAAACTTCTATTCAAGCCCAACAGCTTCGGCGCGGTGTCGGTGTGTCTGGCCTACCCGGGCCCTCGCGAAGTGGCGCTGGCCAACCTCGGCTTCCAGGCCGTGTTCCGCATACTGGCCACCACGCCCGGCGTGGTCTGCGAGCGGGCTTACCAGCCGGAGCCGGGCCAAGCGCTGCTCAGCTACGAGTCGAGGCGCTCGGCCGGCGACTTCGACATAGTGGCGTTCTCGCTGTCGTTTGAGAGCGATTACCCACTGGTGGTTGCCATGCTCGACTCTGCGGGTATCCCCGCGAGGCGCGAGGTCCGAGAGCCGAGTGATCGAGCCTGGCCGCTGCTGCTGGCCGGCGGCCCGGCCTGTTTTCTCAACCCCGAACCCATGGCGCCCTTCATGGACCTCTTCCTGCTGGGCGAGGCCGAGGAGATGCTGGCCGAGGCTTTTCGGTCGGCTGAATCCTGGCGTGGCATAGGCGGCGCGGCGGTGCTCGACGCGCTTTCGTCTGTGGCCGGTGCCTACCGGCCGTCTGACTGCGATCCTGTGTACGGCACCGATGGGCGACTAGCTGAGCGCGGCGCGAGGGAGGGGGCCGCTGGGACGGTGCTGCGCCGCTACGTCAAAAACCTCGACGATGCGGGCGCGCGCACCGTGGTGGTAGCTCCCGACGCCGTGTTCGGTGACAAGTTCCTGGTCGAAGCCAGCCGTGGGTGCGAGTGGGGCTGCCGGTTCTGCGCGGCGGGCTTCATGTACCGACCCGTGCGCCATCGCGACAGCGGCAGGGTGCTGGCCGATGCGAAGGCCGGGCTTGAACACAGCCGGGAGGTTGGCTTGGTGGGCGCCGAGATGGCAAGCCATCCAGGCATCACTCGCACCTGCTCGGACATCGCCGACCTGGGCGCGCGCGTGTCGCCGTCTTCTCTCAAGGCAGATGTCATAACGCCGGGCCTGGCCGCCGCCCTGGCCCGCGCCGGCACGCGCTCGGTCACCGTTGCCCCCGAGGCCGGTTCGGAACGCATGCGGCGGGTCATCAACAAGAACTTGAGCGAAGCCGAGATACTGCGCGCGGCCGACATGCTGGCCGCCGACGGTGTGGAGTCGCTCAAGCTCTACTTCATGGTGGGACTGCCGGGCGAAGAGGAAGAAGACCGCCAGGCCATCGTCGAGCTGGTCACGACCATACGCGATCGCCTGCTCAGCGCCGGGCGCGAGCGCGGGCGCGTGGGTTCGGTCAAGGTCTCGATCAACCCCTTCGTACCCAAGCCCTGGACGCCCTTCCAGTGGGACGCGATGATGCCCGTGTCCCAGCTCAAGGACGTATTGCGGCGGCTGCGTCGATCGCTGGGTCGGCTTGCCAACGTGCAGGTCGACGCCGACTCGCCGCGGGAGGCTTACCTGCAGACCCTGTTGTCGCGGGGCGACAGGCGCGTGGCCGATATCATTGAGACCCTGGCGAGGGCCGACAAGGATCAGTGGTGGGGCTTACTGCGCGAGATGGCCCGGGGGCGTGCGGCCATCAACCCCGACGACTATGTCACGCGCGAGTATGGCTGCGAGGAGTTGCTGCCCTGGGATTTCATCGACCAGGGCATAGACCGAGATTATCTCTGGCTGGAGCGGCGGCGCTCGCAGTCGGCCCTTGAGACCGAGCCCTGCGACGTTTCGAGCTGCGTTGTCTGCGGGGCCTGCTGA
- the acpS gene encoding holo-[acyl-carrier-protein] synthase, producing the protein MALLGTGVDLVDVERVRVILANGARGERFKQRVFTPGERHYADGCSRPEQAYAARFAAKEALLKALGSCGGPAWGFPWQDIDVVHSSAGAPCLQLLGRVAEVARELDVGRIHLSLAHERAMAVATVVLEAGPGR; encoded by the coding sequence ATGGCGCTGCTGGGCACGGGTGTGGACCTGGTCGACGTTGAGCGCGTGCGAGTGATACTGGCCAACGGTGCGCGCGGCGAGCGCTTCAAGCAGCGAGTGTTCACCCCCGGCGAGCGTCACTACGCCGATGGTTGCTCGCGCCCCGAACAGGCTTACGCTGCGCGCTTTGCCGCCAAGGAAGCGCTGCTCAAGGCGCTGGGAAGCTGTGGTGGGCCGGCCTGGGGATTTCCCTGGCAGGACATAGACGTGGTGCACTCGTCCGCGGGCGCGCCTTGCCTGCAATTGTTGGGGCGCGTGGCCGAGGTGGCCCGGGAACTCGACGTTGGTCGCATACACTTGTCGCTGGCCCACGAGCGCGCGATGGCCGTTGCTACGGTCGTGTTGGAGGCGGGGCCCGGCCGATGA
- the glpK gene encoding glycerol kinase GlpK, whose product MSRFVMAIDQGTTGSTVMVFDGRGRVRSRVYSEFTQYYPRPAWVEHDAEQIWKVTRGLLARACRKADIKPSALAAIGITNQRETTVVWDRQTGEPIHRAIVWQDRRTADHCRRLESDGLLPEVRKRTGLVLDPYFSGSKVAWILDHVRGARRRAERGELAFGTIDSWLIYKLTGGRVHATDYTNASRTMLFNIRRRRWDATLCRALGVPMEMLPEVHPSSGVFGTTVLSGAEIPIAGVAGDQQAALYGQACFRPGMIKNTYGTGCFMLMYTGDKPVTSRNRLLTTMACAPDGGPAYALEGSVFIAGAAVQWLRDGLGLLKNAADSEAAARRVDSTLGTYLVPAFTGLGAPYWDPDARGALVGLTRGVTADHVIRATLESLAYQSRDLADAMAADAGRKPRVLRVDGGAAANDFLMQFQADLLGGSVDRPRVVETTAVGAAFLAGRATGVWKGAADIEAARSTDRVFRPSMKPARRRELYEGWEQAVARVR is encoded by the coding sequence ATGTCGCGATTCGTAATGGCCATAGACCAGGGAACCACCGGTTCTACAGTGATGGTGTTCGACGGGCGCGGGCGCGTGCGCTCACGCGTGTACTCCGAGTTCACCCAGTACTACCCACGCCCCGCCTGGGTGGAGCACGACGCCGAGCAGATCTGGAAGGTGACCCGAGGCCTGCTGGCGCGCGCTTGTCGCAAGGCCGACATCAAGCCTTCTGCGTTGGCAGCTATAGGCATAACCAACCAACGCGAGACGACAGTTGTTTGGGACAGGCAGACCGGGGAGCCCATTCACCGGGCCATTGTCTGGCAGGACCGGCGCACGGCGGATCACTGCCGCCGCCTTGAGTCCGACGGACTCCTGCCCGAGGTCAGAAAACGAACAGGCCTGGTGCTCGACCCGTACTTCTCGGGCAGCAAGGTTGCGTGGATACTCGATCACGTCAGGGGCGCGCGGCGCAGGGCCGAGCGCGGCGAACTGGCCTTCGGCACCATCGATTCCTGGCTGATCTACAAGCTCACCGGCGGCCGCGTGCACGCCACCGATTACACCAACGCTTCGCGCACCATGCTTTTCAACATCCGTCGCCGTCGCTGGGACGCCACCCTTTGCCGGGCGCTGGGCGTGCCCATGGAGATGCTGCCCGAGGTGCACCCATCCTCGGGCGTGTTCGGCACGACGGTACTCTCGGGCGCCGAGATACCCATAGCGGGCGTGGCCGGCGACCAGCAGGCTGCGCTGTACGGGCAGGCCTGCTTTCGTCCGGGCATGATAAAGAACACTTACGGCACGGGTTGCTTCATGCTCATGTACACCGGCGACAAGCCGGTGACTTCACGCAACCGCCTGCTCACGACCATGGCCTGCGCACCCGACGGTGGCCCCGCCTACGCGCTTGAGGGCTCGGTGTTCATAGCCGGCGCGGCCGTGCAGTGGCTCAGGGACGGGCTGGGCCTGTTGAAGAACGCGGCCGATTCGGAGGCCGCCGCCCGCCGCGTGGATTCAACACTGGGCACCTACCTGGTGCCGGCCTTCACGGGCCTGGGCGCGCCCTACTGGGACCCCGACGCGCGCGGAGCGCTGGTGGGGCTCACCCGCGGGGTGACGGCTGACCATGTCATACGCGCCACGCTCGAGTCGCTGGCCTACCAGTCGCGGGATCTCGCCGACGCCATGGCGGCCGACGCCGGTCGCAAACCCAGGGTGCTGCGCGTTGACGGCGGCGCGGCAGCCAATGATTTTCTCATGCAGTTCCAGGCTGACCTGCTCGGTGGCTCGGTGGACAGGCCCAGGGTGGTTGAGACCACCGCAGTCGGGGCGGCCTTCCTGGCGGGTCGCGCAACGGGTGTGTGGAAGGGGGCGGCTGACATAGAGGCCGCGCGCAGCACCGACCGCGTGTTTCGGCCCTCGATGAAGCCGGCCCGCCGCCGAGAGCTCTACGAGGGCTGGGAGCAGGCCGTCGCCCGCGTGCGCTGA
- the rpmE gene encoding 50S ribosomal protein L31, with the protein MKAEIHPEYNEIEVVCACGNTFTTRSTIDKIHVEICSACHPFYTGQQKIVDTAGRVERFRRRYGMDKK; encoded by the coding sequence GTGAAGGCTGAAATACACCCCGAGTACAACGAGATAGAGGTTGTCTGCGCCTGCGGCAATACTTTTACGACCCGCTCAACGATCGACAAGATTCACGTCGAAATCTGCTCGGCCTGCCACCCCTTCTACACCGGTCAGCAGAAGATCGTCGATACGGCGGGTCGCGTTGAGCGCTTCCGCCGCCGTTACGGCATGGACAAGAAGTAA
- a CDS encoding peptide chain release factor 1, translating to MFDRLKAIEGRFDELEQLLASPEVVQDRARYTDLSREHAELRELVELSRQRSRAAVELEEAQALAADTDADLAAMAGEEGGRLGALVEDLEARIKVLLVPSDPVDRRNAVLEVRAGTGGDEAALFAGDLLRMYERYAERRGWKVESLSANSGSKGGIKEAVVNVLGRDAYGCLRREAGVHRVQRVPETESQGRIHTSAVTVAVLPEAEPLDLKVADNDIRVDVYRSSGPGGQSVNTTDSAVRLTHEPTGLVVTCQDEKSQHKNKARAMKILLARLFDLEEQKRHQAQAADRRAMVGSGDRSERVRTYNFPQGRISDHRIGMTVHNLEAFLDGEIDDVVDALAAAEQAARLVAEDGS from the coding sequence ATGTTCGATCGGCTCAAAGCCATCGAGGGACGCTTCGACGAACTGGAGCAGCTGCTCGCCTCGCCCGAGGTGGTGCAGGATCGCGCCCGTTACACTGATCTCTCCCGCGAGCACGCCGAGTTGCGCGAGCTGGTGGAGCTGTCGCGACAGCGCAGCCGCGCGGCGGTTGAGCTCGAAGAGGCACAGGCCCTGGCCGCCGACACCGACGCCGACCTGGCCGCCATGGCCGGTGAGGAGGGTGGGCGCCTGGGTGCGCTGGTAGAGGACCTCGAGGCACGCATAAAGGTCCTGCTCGTGCCCAGTGATCCGGTCGACCGGCGCAACGCGGTGCTCGAGGTACGTGCCGGTACCGGCGGCGACGAGGCGGCCCTGTTTGCCGGTGACCTGTTGAGAATGTACGAGCGTTACGCCGAGCGTCGCGGTTGGAAGGTCGAATCATTGTCGGCCAACTCCGGTTCCAAGGGCGGCATAAAAGAAGCCGTGGTTAACGTGCTGGGTCGCGATGCCTACGGTTGCCTGCGTCGCGAGGCGGGCGTGCACCGGGTGCAGAGGGTGCCCGAAACCGAGTCGCAGGGGCGCATACATACCTCGGCCGTAACCGTGGCGGTGCTGCCCGAGGCCGAACCGCTGGACCTCAAGGTGGCCGACAACGACATACGCGTGGATGTATACCGTTCCTCTGGCCCCGGCGGGCAGTCGGTCAACACCACCGACTCGGCGGTGCGGCTTACGCACGAGCCCACCGGCCTGGTGGTGACCTGCCAGGACGAGAAATCCCAGCACAAGAACAAGGCCAGAGCCATGAAGATACTTCTGGCCCGCCTGTTCGACCTCGAGGAGCAGAAGCGCCATCAGGCGCAGGCCGCCGACCGCCGCGCCATGGTGGGCAGCGGTGACCGTTCGGAGAGAGTACGCACCTACAATTTCCCCCAGGGCCGCATCAGCGACCACCGCATCGGAATGACCGTGCATAACCTCGAAGCTTTTCTCGACGGCGAGATCGACGATGTCGTCGACGCCCTGGCCGCCGCCGAGCAGGCTGCGCGCCTGGTGGCGGAGGACGGCTCGTGA
- the prmC gene encoding peptide chain release factor N(5)-glutamine methyltransferase, with the protein MSGAGATGKSAAPPRLLGEYLAVTTDFLEGKGIESPRIDAELMLATALGMTRVELYTNHERPLAADEVGRYREMVKRRAGREPVHYIVGSREFWSLDFRVDRRVLIPRPETELLVELAVEFLRARDPGARLLDLGTGSGALAISVASEIADLHVLATDTSASVLELAPVNAQAHSVADRIEFCRGDLFAAVAEDSQPFDLLLSNPPYVTSEEYGGLQPEVRQWEPMTALVGGDDGMSVVGRLVDEAPAYLKGDGQLMVEVGSQWRQVVERFEAGGWRDLQLKRDLAGRERVVTGIRPD; encoded by the coding sequence GTGAGCGGCGCTGGCGCCACTGGCAAGAGCGCGGCGCCACCCAGGCTGCTTGGCGAGTACCTCGCGGTTACCACTGATTTCCTGGAGGGGAAGGGCATAGAGAGTCCGCGTATAGACGCCGAGCTCATGCTGGCCACGGCGCTGGGCATGACACGGGTGGAGCTCTACACCAACCATGAGCGACCGCTGGCTGCCGACGAGGTGGGACGTTACCGCGAGATGGTCAAACGTCGCGCCGGCCGCGAGCCGGTACACTACATAGTGGGCTCGCGTGAATTCTGGTCGCTGGATTTTCGCGTCGACCGGCGCGTGCTGATTCCCAGGCCCGAGACCGAGCTGCTGGTGGAGCTGGCCGTGGAGTTCTTGAGGGCCCGCGATCCCGGTGCCCGCCTGCTCGACCTGGGCACCGGCTCGGGGGCCCTGGCCATATCTGTTGCCAGCGAAATAGCCGACCTACATGTTCTTGCAACCGACACGTCGGCTTCGGTGCTCGAACTGGCGCCCGTGAATGCCCAGGCCCATTCGGTGGCAGACAGGATAGAGTTCTGCCGCGGCGATCTTTTTGCCGCCGTGGCCGAAGATAGCCAACCCTTTGACCTGCTGCTGAGCAACCCACCTTACGTCACAAGCGAGGAGTACGGCGGCTTGCAGCCCGAAGTACGACAGTGGGAGCCCATGACGGCGCTGGTCGGTGGTGACGACGGCATGTCGGTGGTCGGTCGCCTGGTAGACGAGGCGCCTGCTTACCTCAAAGGCGACGGGCAACTGATGGTAGAAGTGGGCAGCCAGTGGAGGCAGGTGGTCGAACGCTTCGAGGCCGGCGGCTGGCGCGACTTACAGCTCAAGCGCGATCTCGCGGGCCGCGAGAGGGTGGTAACTGGCATCAGGCCCGACTGA
- the murA gene encoding UDP-N-acetylglucosamine 1-carboxyvinyltransferase: MDMIRIQGGRRLKGSVEVAGSKNAALPLLFACLLSDDDCHLTGLPNVADIRTAARLLERLGASVERHDPSSMTINCSGVDQWEAPYDLVRTMRASFLVLGPLLARFGRARVSMPGGCAIGARPVDVHLSALRLMGARIETVRGYEEASVDGLKGAHIILEKPSVGATENLLMAASLARGSTRLENAAREPEVVDLARALQKMGANISGAGSSVVEIEGVERLGGMTHRVIPDRIEAGTFLIAAAMTRGEVTVKGARADDLRELVTALESAGVVLRDNGDGMTARCDKRPSAVNVSTAPHPGFATDLQAQFMALMCLADGEAIVTENIFENRFMHVSELQRMGADITLSGNSALVRGRVSLSGAAVMATDLRASVSMVLAGLAGDYQTDVLRVYHLDRGYERIEEKLRTLGADVERVDMEGPY; this comes from the coding sequence GTGGACATGATACGCATACAGGGAGGGCGCAGGCTCAAGGGCAGTGTGGAGGTGGCGGGTTCCAAGAACGCGGCGCTGCCGCTGCTGTTTGCCTGCCTGCTCAGCGACGACGACTGTCACCTCACGGGCTTGCCCAACGTGGCCGACATACGCACGGCTGCGCGCTTGCTCGAGCGCCTGGGCGCGAGCGTTGAGCGCCACGACCCCTCGAGCATGACCATCAACTGCTCGGGAGTCGACCAGTGGGAGGCCCCCTACGACCTGGTGCGGACCATGCGAGCGTCGTTTCTCGTGCTGGGCCCGTTGCTGGCCCGCTTCGGTCGCGCGCGCGTGTCGATGCCCGGCGGCTGTGCCATAGGCGCCCGGCCGGTGGATGTGCACCTGTCGGCCTTGCGGCTGATGGGTGCGCGCATAGAGACCGTGCGCGGCTACGAGGAGGCTTCGGTCGATGGGCTCAAGGGCGCGCACATCATACTGGAGAAACCCTCGGTGGGCGCCACCGAGAACCTGCTCATGGCTGCCAGCCTTGCGCGTGGTAGCACCCGCCTGGAAAACGCCGCGCGCGAACCCGAGGTCGTTGACCTGGCCCGTGCGCTCCAGAAAATGGGCGCGAACATATCGGGCGCTGGTTCGTCGGTAGTAGAGATAGAGGGCGTGGAGCGGCTGGGGGGTATGACTCACCGGGTTATACCCGACCGAATAGAGGCCGGTACCTTCCTGATAGCGGCGGCAATGACGAGGGGCGAAGTAACGGTGAAAGGCGCTCGCGCGGACGACCTGCGCGAGCTCGTAACGGCTCTGGAAAGCGCCGGCGTGGTGCTGCGCGATAATGGCGACGGTATGACCGCGCGCTGCGACAAGCGGCCCTCGGCAGTAAACGTGTCCACCGCGCCGCACCCCGGTTTTGCCACCGACCTGCAGGCCCAGTTCATGGCGCTCATGTGCTTGGCCGACGGCGAGGCGATCGTGACCGAGAACATCTTTGAGAACCGCTTCATGCACGTCAGTGAGCTACAGCGTATGGGCGCCGACATCACGCTGTCGGGCAACAGCGCGTTGGTCAGAGGTCGGGTGAGCCTGAGTGGCGCAGCGGTGATGGCCACCGATCTCAGGGCCAGCGTGAGCATGGTGCTCGCAGGCCTGGCCGGCGACTACCAGACCGACGTACTCAGGGTCTACCACTTGGACCGTGGCTACGAGCGTATAGAAGAAAAGCTGAGAACCCTGGGTGCCGACGTCGAGCGCGTGGACATGGAAGGGCCGTACTGA